Proteins encoded within one genomic window of Thermococcus celer Vu 13 = JCM 8558:
- a CDS encoding valine--tRNA ligase, with product MLPKTYEPEKIEPKWQKFWLDEKVYKYELDEKRPSYAIDTPPPFTSGTLHLGHVLSHTWIDIIARYKRMTGYNVLFPQGFDNHGLPTELKVEKEFGIGKDEPERFLEKCVEWTWQAIEAMRNQFIRIGYSADWDLEYHTMDDYYKAAVQKSLLEFYKKGMLYRDKHPVYWCPRCRTSLAKAEVGYVEEDGYLYYIKLPLADGSGHVPIATTRPELMPACVAVFVHPDDERYKEVVGKKVKLPIFEREVPVLADKDVDPSFGTGAVYNCTYGDEQDVVWQKRYNLPVIIAINEDGTMNENAGPYRGLRTEEAREAIAKDLERMGLLYDRKRIHHRVLRHTERSSCMAPIELLPKTQWFIKVRDFTDEIVRVAEEINWYPSDMFLRLKDWAESMDWDWVISRQRVFGTPIPFWVCKNGHVIPAREEDLPVDPRFDKPPVDKCPVCGAELEPVTDVLDCWVDSSITPLIISRWHEAIKGNEEAKRWFEHNFPTALRPQGTDIIRTWAFYTIFRTYTLTGEKPWNDVLINGMVAGPDGRKMSKSYGNVVAPDEVIPKYGADALRLWTALAPPGEDHPFKWETVDYNYRFLQKVWNIYRFAERHLSDFDPGNAPEELEPLDRWILSRLHRLIRFATEEMERYRFNLLTRELMNFVWHEVADDYIEMIKHRLYGEDEESKLKAKAALYELLYNVMLLLAPLTPHITEELYQEIFRNRVGAKSVHLLEWPKYDEGRISEEAERLGELAREIIGAMRRYKNGHGLSLNAKLKHVAIYATESYGALKSIEGDIAGTMNIERLEIIKGEPELEERITEIKPNFRTVGPRYGKLVPKITAYLKENAVEVAKSLKENGKVEFEVDGQKVELSKDDIVIRKAVFSEGEEVETAVVGDAVIVFF from the coding sequence ATGCTTCCCAAGACCTACGAGCCCGAAAAGATAGAGCCGAAGTGGCAGAAGTTCTGGCTGGACGAGAAGGTATACAAGTACGAGCTGGACGAAAAGCGGCCGAGCTACGCGATAGACACGCCCCCGCCGTTCACGAGCGGAACGCTCCACCTCGGCCACGTGCTCAGCCACACCTGGATAGACATAATCGCCCGCTACAAGAGGATGACAGGCTACAACGTGCTCTTCCCGCAGGGCTTCGACAACCACGGGCTTCCGACCGAGCTCAAGGTCGAGAAGGAGTTCGGAATCGGCAAGGACGAGCCCGAGAGGTTCCTCGAGAAGTGTGTCGAGTGGACCTGGCAGGCCATCGAGGCCATGCGCAACCAGTTCATAAGGATAGGCTACTCCGCCGACTGGGACCTCGAGTACCACACGATGGACGACTACTACAAAGCCGCCGTCCAGAAATCGCTCCTCGAGTTCTATAAGAAGGGCATGCTCTACCGCGACAAGCACCCGGTCTACTGGTGCCCGCGCTGCAGGACGAGCCTCGCCAAGGCGGAAGTGGGTTACGTCGAGGAGGACGGTTACCTCTACTACATCAAGCTCCCGCTCGCCGACGGTTCCGGTCACGTCCCCATAGCCACGACGAGGCCCGAGCTCATGCCTGCCTGTGTGGCCGTCTTCGTCCACCCGGACGATGAGAGGTACAAAGAGGTTGTCGGCAAGAAGGTGAAGCTCCCGATATTCGAGCGCGAGGTTCCGGTTCTGGCCGATAAGGACGTCGATCCATCGTTCGGAACGGGAGCGGTCTACAACTGTACCTACGGTGATGAACAGGACGTCGTCTGGCAGAAGCGCTACAACCTGCCCGTCATCATAGCCATCAACGAGGACGGGACTATGAACGAAAACGCCGGGCCGTACAGGGGCCTCAGGACGGAGGAGGCGAGGGAGGCCATCGCGAAGGACCTCGAGAGGATGGGCCTGCTCTACGACAGGAAGAGGATACACCACCGCGTGCTGAGGCACACCGAGAGGAGCTCCTGTATGGCGCCCATCGAACTGCTCCCCAAGACCCAGTGGTTCATCAAGGTGAGGGACTTCACGGACGAGATAGTCAGGGTGGCCGAGGAGATAAACTGGTACCCGAGCGACATGTTCCTCCGCCTGAAGGACTGGGCCGAGTCGATGGACTGGGACTGGGTAATAAGCCGCCAGAGGGTCTTTGGAACGCCCATCCCCTTCTGGGTATGCAAGAACGGCCACGTGATCCCAGCCAGGGAAGAGGACCTTCCCGTCGACCCGCGCTTTGACAAGCCCCCCGTCGATAAGTGCCCCGTCTGCGGCGCCGAACTCGAGCCCGTAACCGACGTCCTCGACTGCTGGGTCGACTCGAGCATAACGCCGCTTATAATAAGCAGGTGGCACGAGGCCATCAAGGGCAACGAGGAGGCAAAGCGCTGGTTCGAGCACAACTTCCCGACCGCGCTGAGGCCCCAGGGAACTGACATCATAAGGACGTGGGCGTTCTACACGATATTCAGGACGTACACCCTCACCGGCGAGAAGCCCTGGAACGACGTCCTCATCAACGGAATGGTGGCCGGCCCGGACGGCAGGAAGATGAGCAAGAGCTACGGCAACGTTGTCGCCCCGGACGAGGTGATTCCCAAGTACGGCGCCGACGCCCTCAGGCTCTGGACCGCCCTTGCACCGCCCGGAGAGGACCACCCCTTCAAGTGGGAGACCGTTGACTACAACTACCGCTTCCTCCAGAAGGTCTGGAACATCTACCGCTTCGCCGAGAGACACCTGTCTGACTTCGACCCGGGCAACGCCCCGGAGGAGCTCGAGCCGCTCGACCGCTGGATACTGAGCAGGCTCCACCGTCTCATCAGGTTCGCCACGGAGGAGATGGAGCGCTACCGCTTCAACCTGCTCACGAGGGAGCTTATGAACTTCGTCTGGCATGAGGTCGCCGACGACTACATCGAGATGATAAAGCACCGCCTCTACGGGGAGGACGAGGAGAGCAAGCTGAAGGCTAAGGCGGCGCTCTACGAGTTGCTCTACAACGTTATGCTCCTGCTCGCGCCCCTGACGCCCCACATAACCGAGGAGCTCTATCAGGAGATCTTCAGGAACCGCGTCGGTGCGAAGAGCGTGCACCTCCTCGAGTGGCCGAAGTACGACGAGGGCAGAATAAGCGAGGAGGCCGAGAGGCTTGGAGAGCTGGCGAGGGAGATAATCGGCGCCATGAGGCGCTACAAGAACGGTCACGGCCTGTCCCTTAACGCCAAGCTCAAACACGTGGCCATCTACGCCACCGAGAGCTACGGGGCATTAAAGAGCATCGAGGGGGACATCGCGGGAACCATGAACATCGAGAGGCTCGAGATCATCAAGGGCGAGCCCGAGCTCGAGGAGCGCATCACGGAGATAAAGCCCAACTTCAGGACGGTCGGGCCGAGGTACGGAAAGCTGGTGCCGAAGATAACCGCATACCTCAAGGAGAACGCGGTGGAGGTCGCGAAGTCACTTAAGGAGAACGGAAAGGTCGAGTTCGAGGTCGACGGGCAGAAGGTCGAGCTCAGCAAAGACGACATCGTCATCAGGAAGGCGGTGTTCAGCGAGGGTGAAGAGGTCGAGACCGCCGTTGTCGGGGACGCGGTGATAGTGTTCTTCTGA